A segment of the Bacillus sp. es.034 genome:
GGACGTCATATGGAAATCAAGTCCATTGCCATCGAATTGATCGTTGGATATTTTGCACTACTCATTTTGACAAAAATCCTCGGAAAAACACAAATCACGCAAATATCAGCCTTTGATTTCATTTCCGCTTTAATTCTTGGTGAACTCGTGGGAAACTCCCTTTATGACGGGAAAACAACCGTCTTCCAAATTCTCGCCGCCATTTCAATTTGGGGGAGCCTAATCTTCATTACTGAATTCTTCACTCAAAAATCAAGGCGGTTCCGACATATGCTTGAGGGGACCCCTTCATTGATCATCAATAAAGGACATATCAATTATAAAGAACTCAAAAAAAATCATCTGGATTTGAATCAGCTTCAGCATTTACTCCGGGCAAAGGAGGTATTTTCAGTTAGGGAATGTGAATATGCCCTTCTTGAATCAGACGGAACGTTGAGCGTCATCCGTAAGCCGCTATATGATATGGTGCAACGACAGGATCTTCAACTCCCAATCAAGGCTGCCACCCTCCCTCTTTCCTTTATTGTAGATGGTGAAATCGTCTATGATAACTTAACCCTCGCCGGACAAGAGGATACTTGGTTATTGAATGAAATAAAAAAACAAGGCTTCCATTCCTCCAAAGACGTCCTTTACGCAGAATGGGAGGATGGAAAAACCTTGTTGGTACAAGGATACTAACGGGGTTTAATGATCAGTTCATTGTTTTGAATCAAAAAGGACAAAAGTTTCTTCCGTTCAAGACTTGTCAGGTAGGCCGTGACCGATGTTCTGAATAGCAGCCATTGCCCCACATTCGAGACGTTGATACTATGTAGTTCCAAGTATTCCCTCATGATATGATCAAATGTCTTTCCGTTAGGGTTTGTATTTACCACAGCTAAAAGGGAGTTCATTCTTTCTTCATGTAGTTCGATGTTTTCCTTTACTGTTTGAGTGAAGTCTTGTTCAAATCGGCCATGACCAGGAATCGCTCCTTTACAGGATATGTGAAGGAGTTTTTCTAACGATTCCACTGTAAGGTCTGCATCCACAATAAAGGGGATCACATGCTTCTTTAACGTCTCACTTCCGAAATAACTGTCCGCTGCATATAAGATACCATCAACCAGAAGACCCGCCTGACTATGCGAATGCCCCGGTAAATCAATGACATCAAAGGTAAACGGACCAATGGTGTTTTCTCCCGTTACTAGTTCTCCATCCACCTCGACTGCCTGTCCCTCAAGAAATTTATTCCTTAAATCCTTTATAGGAACAGCCCCATTGAACAAATAAATGGGTTCTAATATGGAATTTTCTATGATGGCTTTCTCAAATCTCAGGGCATACAATGAAATATCATACTTAGTCTTAAGGTAGTGGGCACCCCCAAAATGATCGGCGTGGGCATGGGTGATCACACAATAATCGAGGGGAAGCCCCTCTCCCTCCAACATTCTCATTACCTTCTTTACAGCCGAATCATCCAATCCGCTATCGATTAAAAGCCCCTTTCCATCTTTTACACAATATCCAATCGTAACCGCACCGGTAAATGCAAAGCAATGTTCTGTGAATTTCTGTAGTTTCAAGTCAATACCCCCATAGAATCGGTTCACTACACATATTCGTTAAAGTGTTTTCCTTTTCCTGTGAGCTGGGCTAATAATGTGGAGGGAATGGATGATTTACTTAGTTTCTCGTATGGAGCCTTTTCTTGATTGGAATGAGGAACATGATCGCCAGCTCCTTCTGGGTGAGTCTGTGATTTATTTTTCAATGGTTTAATCGGTTGTATGGGGAAAAAATTGAAGTGGTGTTTATCGATCTTGATTTCTCTTTCCTGATACTGTTTATACTGATGGTGAGGAATCGGCGCAATATATCCCATTTTTATGACCTCCTTGGTTATAATTACCCAATTTCAGTTGATTAAAAACGCACTACGCATACTCTCCTGCCTTTTTAAAACTTCATAAAAAAAGAAAGAAGAATTAACATAAAATACGTGGCTTCACGTTTTTTTATGTCCATTCTCCTTGATTTTGATTCCTTCTTTTATTTTTTCCCCTTGTTTAACATGTTGGAGATGGTTCCGAAGTCCAATTGCTTCCCATCGTTCACGATCGATTGGACAATTTTATCTTCCATTTCCTTGTTTACAGGTTTATTGGCAATTTTAGATACACGCTTGATGACGCTTCTAACCGTTGCTTCATCTTTGAAGTTTGCATTTTGTAAAGAGTTCGCAAGCTCTAACACTTCGTTCATGTTAACGCCTGTCTTCTTCTCTAAATTCTTAAAAAAGTTATTATTCATTTCCATCACGCCTCCTTTTAACTATAAGCATCATATGTAAAAAACCAAGGAGCGTGAATTGAAAATGAAATTATATAATTCTTTCTGCCAAAACAAAAAGACAAAATCTCTCCAATGAGGATTCTGCCTTTTGTACCCCTTTCTAACAGAAGCTTGCTCCGACGATAATCAAGAGAATGAAAAGCACAACGATCAATACAAACGTTGAGCCATAACCCCCGCCATATCCACAGCCGCCACCATATCCACAGCCACCGTAACCATATCCATACATATAATATCACCTCTCTTTCACCTTTAATCTCTTATAACATATGTATAAAGAGAGGAGAACGTATGGGCTATTGGATATTTTATTGTGTGTTTGTCCAATTGAACAGGTCGAAGGTCAGGTTGCCTTCAGAATCCAATTGTGCGAGAAAGACGGATTCCACCGTCAGTTTCCTCTTAGACAGCTCACGCATCAACCATGGCAGGGGAAACCCCACCTCAGACAAAGCTTTTTGATCGATTTCCCCATCTGTGATGACGGCTTGAGGCGGGGTGGATTTTTGTGATATGTCAAATACATCTTCTCGGACAAGGGGTTGTTTTTCTTTCTTCAACAAAACACTTAAATCACCATTCGTGTCAAGGGACGCGAATTCCACGTCGGCAACGCGGAATACATCCTTTTTCCGTAATTGTTCAAGCATCTCATCAACGGAATACTTCTCTTTCTTCAACGCCTTTTCATCAATATTTCCATCCTTTATGAATACCGTGGGCTTCCCTTCAGCAAACCTCCTAAAGCGAATGCTCTTCAAGGAAAGGAAAGAAAACAGGAGGGGGAATGCAAACCACAATAAGATACTCATCAGCCCTTCACTCAAGGGAAGGTTCAAATCCATAGAAAGTGTCCCTGCAATGCTTCCCACTGTAATTCCAGTGATGTATTCGAAGAAGGATAATTTCGACAGCTGTTTCTTCCCTAATAATTTGGTGATCACAAAAAGGGAAAGAAGGATAAATATACTTCTTAGAGCCACCTGTAAGTATTCAGGCATATATGTTCACCTCTATCATCCCTTTGGTTTGAACAGGAGCGCACCAATAAAGCCGAAGATAATGGCGGATGAGATCCCAGAACTCGTGACTTCGAACATACCGGTGAGGACTCCCACCAATCCGTGTTCCCCGGCTTCCTGCATCGCCCCGTTTACGAGTGCGTTCCCAAAGCTCGTGATGGGAATGGTGGCTCCCGCTCCGGCAAAATCGATAAGAGGCTCGTATAATCCGAAGCCTGAAAGGATGGCTCCCGATACTACCAGCAGACTTAATGTGTGGGCTGGAGTCAGTTTCGCCACATCAAACAATAATTGACCAATTACACAGATGATGCCACCTATTGTAAAGGCCCAAAAAAACATCGCTAACACTTGGTTTCCTCCTTTCAGAGCTACATAAATTCAATCGACACCGCATGAGCGATACAGGGAATCGACTCGCCTTGTTGAAATGTCAGGGGAGATAACAATGCTCCTGTCGCTATGACTAAAATGCGTTTATACGTTCCTTTTTTCATTTCATTCAGTAAATGGCCGTAAAGTACGGTGGCTGAACATCCCGGCCCACTTGCTCCTGATTGTACCGGCTGCTTTTCACCGTAAATCAGCATCCCGCAATCTTGAAATAGCCCATCAGGGAGTGAGTACCCTTTTTGTTTTAACATTTCAACAGCCGTCTGTCTTCCAATTGTGGCAAGATCCCCTGTAATAATGAGATCATAGTACGAAGGATCCCTTCCCAGATCCTGAAAATGACCAACAATCGTATCAACAGCTGCCGGAGCCATGGCACCACCCATATTAAATGGATCCTTCAATCCCATATCCACCACCTTCCCGATCGTTGCGGATGTCACTCTCGGAGTCGGCATGGTGACAGATGTTCCTTCCCCAATCACTGCATATCCGGCACCCGTAACCGTCCATTGGGCCGTCGGGGGTTTCTGGCCACCATATTCAGTAGGGTAGCGGAATTGTTTCTCAGTAGCCGAGTTGTGACTGGAAGCTCCCGTAACCACATGACGGGCTCCATGATAATTCACTAAAAATGCCGAAAGTGCAAGACCTTCCATTGATGTCGAACACGCCCCGAACAAACCGAAATAAGGAATTCCATTGGTTCTTGCCGCAAAGCTTGAAGGGGTGATTTGATTGATCAGATCACCGGTCAAAAAGAATTGGATATCGCTTTTTTGCAGTGATTGTTTTTCGAGTGCGATCTGAACGGCGTCCTCGATGAGAGTACGGTTGGCTTTCTCGTATGTGTCCTGCCCCATCCATACATCATCGTAAAATTGATCGAAGTCTGCTGTGAGGTTTCCTTTTTTCTCAAAAGGCCCACCAACGACACCGGTTGACAGGATGGCGGGATTGGTAGGAAATACCCACGAACGTGTACCTTGCAGCATCAGATCACCCCCAACTGGATTAAGATGGTCTTGATTAAAGCTACGACAAAGGCTGAGAATACCCCGAATACAATGACTGAGCCTGCCAGTTTAAAGATATTCCCTCCCACACCGAGGACGAGTCCTTCTGTTCTATGTTCAATGGCGGCAGAAATCACGGCGTTCCCGAAGCCTGTAACAGGGACGGCACTTCCTGCCCCCCCAAATTGACCAATGTGATCATACACACCGAAGCCGGTCAGGAGCATTGCGAGAAAGACCATCGTCGCAACCGTAGGGTTCCCTGCAGTCTGCTCAGTGAAGTTGAAATAATAAATGTACATATACGTTACCGCCTGTCCGATCAGACAGATGAAGCCTCCCACAAAGAATGCTTTTATGACATTTTTCAGGAGGGGCCGCTTCGTTTCATATTGCTTTTCTAACTGCTCGTACTTCTTTTGTTCAGGTGTTTTTTGTGTTTTTCCCACGAAACCTTCCTCCTACGTTTTCTCTTTTTGCAGCTTCACGATATCCCGGAATCTGATTTCAGCATCCTTTTTTGAGATTGACCCTTTTTTCAGTCTTTCTTTTAAGCGGATGGTTTCGAGAAAGATTTTATAGTCACTGGACAATATAAAATCTTCCTTAGGATATTTATCTTCCAAATAGCGATCCATTTTCTTTTCGATCCTTTTCATTTTGAATCTATGCAAATGCTTCACTTTGTAAACAACGAGCGTCTCTTTCTTCCCCTGAATGACAGCGACATCGTAAAGCTCCTTCATTTTGGAAATTTCCTTTTTGATGGCATGACCGTAACTGTCTGTCTCTGGATTATCCACTAATTCAATGGGGGGCGGATTGGTTTTCTTCATAAGTGCAATCTTACTATCGCTTCCATCTTCCTTATTCGCACATCCAATCAAAACGCATAATGAAAGCGGAATGATGATTCTTTTTTTATTCATGACAGATCCCTCTTTTGTTTGTACTCCCCTTTATTTTTTTCATAAAGTCGTTTTTTATGAAAAAAAAAGACTGCCCAATTGAGCAGCCTTAGCTTTTTTTCACTTTTGACCCGCAACCGCACCCTTTTTTCTTAGTGGATGAGTTTCCTTGTTTCTGTGTATTTGTAGAGGTTTTCTTCACTTTTTATTTCCTCCTTTATCCTATTTCCCTTTTTATTATATGTGAAGAAACCCGAGCTTGTTTCCACTAATTACCTAAAGCCTCAGTCAGTTTTCCAACTTTGTACACCAGCCTCCAGGATAGCGGCAATTCCTGCAACCGCTAAAAGCGTGATGAGTGGAATGAAGTACAGTGGAAAAAAGCAGTAGCCTCCATACAGGAAGCCTGAGACCCATATTCCCGTACACCAATAACAGGACAATAACTCTCCGATAAACCCTTTCAAACCACCTTTTTTAGGGGAAAGATAAATGGCCTCTTCCCCATTCTCATCCACTTCAACATACTCATCGAAAAATGGAGCTCGTAAGAACTCAGTGATTTTATCGAAGACAATGAGATGGGTCAACCGGAATATAGATAAGCCAAGTGCGATCAGTTCAATAAAAGTAAGTTGCAATGGAAAGACTCCCTTCATTTCACAAATTATACAAGCCCAAATTTACAAAAGAGGGCAGATGTCCGTTACCTAATTGCCTACATGACAATATGTTAGTAATGTAAATGAAATTCAATTTAAGGAGGAACTTCTATATGGGTTGCGGAAGAGATAAAGACAAAAGTTCAAAAGATCGTGGTTGCGTATGTCAAGCCGTCCGTGCTATTAAAGATATTCAAGACGAAGCAAATCAAGAGTGTAACGATTGTAAAAATGATTGTTTCCTTGAGCCACTGGGTTCATTGGTTAGTCCCAGTAATCGGTTGAATACTCGTATCTTCAAATTATATCTAAAAAACGGTGAGACGTTTAAAGCGCATATCAAAGGATGCCCTTGGAAATCCCCATTTTTCCGAGTGAAGGAAGTATTCGACAACTGCTGTGCGACGCTTCAAGTATTAAAACCTGATCACGCTGATGGTTCTGGTTCAAGGTCTGGTTCAAGGTCTGGGTCTGGATCTGACATGGAGACTATGGGTCAGAATACTGAGTGGGTCTTCACCGAAGAATGTATCACAGTCGACCTGGATTGCTTCTGTGCGATTCAATGTATCAAAGATGTACACGTATTCTTGGAATGCGACGAAATAAACTAAGTCAGATGAAATAAGCCAGCCGGGAATCCCGCCTGGCTCTTTTTTTATTGGAGGCCGATCATCTTGATGGATTGCAATTCATTCTTCCTCATTTTTACTTCTTCCCCTTGAAAGCTTTTAACGGTTATTTCATTTCCGGAATCCTCCAGGATGACGCCTTTCACTGCCAACACACCATTTGAAAATTCACAAGGAAAAGGTACTTTGCCGGAAATGCTTGCAGAAATGTAGTCTAGTTTCTCCTCTAAGTTCAATTCACGGAATGGCTTTAATTTCCTGAACGAAGAAGCAGCCGTTTTCCGTTCAGGCAGCTGAGGGACCGGTTGGACACTTGGTTCTTCCTGGGGCTCCCCCTGGTCCAAAAATAACTGCTCATCTACATATTTATCTTCTTGTATCCCTTGGCTTAATGGTGTTTCTGATTCTGATGTCCTTTTACTTTTATTACTCTCTTCCTTTGACTTGGGTTTCTTGACTGAGCGGTAAGTAACTTGCATATTGCCTTTCACTTCTTCTAATCTCGGCTGGTTTATATACAGCAAGGGTTCTCTCCCCGCTTTATTCTCTTTTCTCACTAAGACACCTCCTAATTGATCTCCACTTTTATATGTATGCAGAAAGCGCCCAGGGGTTTCATGTTTAAGGAATATAAAAAAAACGGCTTAGGGAATCTTATCCCACAGCCGTTATTTCTATTATTATCCCAGTACGTGATAGCCTGAATCTACGTGAATGTTCTCTCCTGTAATTCCTCTTGAGTAATCACTGAAAAGGAATACTGCCGTATCTCCGACCTCTTCCTGTGTCGTATTGCGACGAAGTGGAGCACGCTCTTCGATTTCTTTCAGGATGCTGTTGAAATCCCCAACACCTTTGGCTGACAGGGTACGAATCGGACCTGCAGAAATCGCATTCACCCGGATACCATGTTTCCCAAGATCGCTCGCAAGATATTTCACGCTCGCTTCAAGAGAGGCTTTTGCCACTCCCATGACATTATAGTTCTGCATGACTCTTTCTCCACCCAGGTAGGTCATGCTCACGATGCTTCCGCCTTCAGTCATAAGGTCCTTAGCCACTTTTGCCACTGCAGTCAGTGAATAGGAGCTGATATTGTGAGCGAGCAGGAAACCGTCTCTTGTCGTATTCATATAATCTCCGGCAAGCTCTTCTTTATTGGCAAAGGCAATACAGTGAGCCAGTCCATGAATGGTTCCCACTTCTTCTTTGATAGTGGCAAAACATTTTTCGATGTCTTCATCATTCGTCACATCACATGGAAGTACCAGTGAATCTTTTCCGCCTTCCAGGGTTCCGGCTAAATCCCTGACACCTTTTTCAAAACGCTCCCCTGCATATGTAAAGATCAAACGTGCACCTGATTGATGCAGCGAACGGGCGATGCCCCACGCAATACTTCGCTTATTCGCCACTCCCATTACAACATATGTTTTACCTTTTAATGAAAGAGTCATTATTATCCTCCTAATTAATACATGTTATTAGTACCTGCTACTAATTCTACCGCACTCTACTATAAAAGAAAAGAAAATTTCTATGTTATTCTCTTTTTCACATCCTCCATTTGCACAAGATGCCTCTGTTCGTGTTTCCCGAGAAGCTCGAGTACCTGCCAAATCGGCATGTCTCCAAATCGCTGATGGTTCATGGATCGACGGTTCAAGGCCTCTTTCGTGTATTTCTCAAGAAAGTGTGTGGTGAGTGAACGTGATTCATCCAATGCTTTCATCAAATCGTCCATGGTCTGTGGATCCGAGGAGGGCTCGATGGGCGCTATCAATTTTTGGGATGGATTATCAAATACCGATAAATCCACTTCTGAATTGCTTCTCCCCCCTCCACTTTTTGCAGAATCAATGGCCAAAGTCAAAAAGCGCGTTTCCGCTCCCGCCAGATGAAGGGTGATTTGCGCAATGCTCCATTCCCCGGGGGACGGTTTTTGGTTCAATTTCTCATAAGATAGCCCCTTTATACTTTCCTTTACCTTATTTCGGATCTCCACAATCTTGGTTTCCCACATAATCGTTACCTCCTTCTTACCTTATATTATCTATTAGGGATTAAGTCATGATACTCCTTTATAGAATAAAAACTTCCCAAGAAAAATGTTTCTTGGGAAGCAGGTTTCATGTTAGCAGTATTCACAAAATTCGAGTTCTCGTTTGAGTTCATCGACGTATTCTTTTGAGCCTGTGACAATCAGGCGGTCATTCATGTGAAGTTCTGTATCCCCATGGGGAACGATGGAGTCCTTCCCCCTGAAGATACGGACGAAGATGACGTCTCCCGTGAATGGGAATTTCCGGAGTGTCATTCCTTCAAACTGACTGTTCAACATGCGGATTTCGTAAAGGGATGTTTCTTGATTGGTCAAGATGCTCATGACGGATGGAGATTCAATGAGCGCCCTTAATAAAGCTTTCGTAGATAAGAATACAGAATAAACTTCAATATCCTGTTCACGAAGACTTTCATGCAGATCAGGGCTTTCCACCCTTACGATCACACGACCTACTCCATACTCTTTTGCCGTCACTGCCAGTGTTGCATTCACCTCTTCATCCCCAGTTGAAATCACGATGATATCCGATTCAAAGATATCCTTCTCTTCCAGTGTGCCGAGATCATAATCATCGATTTCATGGATATCAAACAGTGAATCAGCGATACTTCGATCTGATTTATCCTGTTTCGTATGATACAGGACCGGTTCGTACAAGGAGGATTGAAGCTCCCTTGAAACGGGCATTGTCAATTGGTTGGCACCCAGGAATGTAATTTTCAGCTTCTTCTCTTTGGCACTTTCCCGCGGGAAAAGCTTCTTAAAGATGATTGGTGTGATGATACATGTAATCACGGCCACCAGAATGAGCGTCCCACTCATTTGAGGGGTGATAATTTCAATTCTCTCTGCGATCTTTGCAGCAGCAATCACCAACGACAGAGTTGACGTAAGGAGAAATGCTGAAGCGATCGTCGTTTTCGTATCATACCAGTACCTCAATAAATATACCGGGATGATCTTCGAAACGAGGAAGGCAAGAACCAATAATGGAATGAGTAAAAGCATCTTCTTGTCACTCAGTAGTGACCCAAGGTCCAGCTCCACACCGATCATCACGAAAAAGATCGGGATTAAAAATCCATATCCAAATGAATCAAGCTTATGAACCATCTCCTGATTTGGTGCAAGTAAAGAAACAAGTACACCGGCAAGGAAAGCTCCCAGAATGTTCTCGGCACCCACGGTCTCTGACACGGCCACCAGTAACATGATCAAGGTAAAGACCGCACGTGTACCGATTTGAACTGTACCGGTCGATAGACTTTTGATGAAAGAGTTATTCTTCAGCCTCTTGGCGAGGAAGTATAGTAGCAGACCTACTCCAAAGAGGATCAGTAGAAGCCACATATTCCCGTGTCCTTCTCCATAAAGAGAAACGAACACAGCAAGTAAAATCATGGTCACCAGGTCGGCGATGACCGCTACGAGCAGAATGATCTGTCCGATTGCACTTTTCGAGATATGTGCCTCTTTCAGCGTTGGTACCACGACACCAAGGGATATCGTGGAAATAATCAGTGTCATCAAGAACGCATTATCAATGAGCCCAAACAGGACAAACAGATAAGACAGCCCCAGAGACACAAAGAAAATACCGATAAAAATGATAATCGCCAATTTCAAGCGGTTTGGTTCTTCTTTACCACTCGGCAAAAGCTCTTTTTTCTTTTTCCCGCCTGAAAAAGCCGTGAAATCAATTTCAAGACCGCTTAAGAACATGAGGAAGATAAACCCCAGGGTAGATAATGTCTCAAGCCACATGTCCTGTTGGACGAGATTAAACCCGCTCTTTCCTATAACCAATCCCATGATGATCTCCGCGATGACGACCGGGATGAAATTCAACTTAAATTTATGCAGCAAAATGGGAGTTAAAAAAGCTACCATGATGACGATCACAAGGGATGCAACAGATGCATGTTGTTCCATTCATATTTCCCCCTATTCTCTCTATATTAGGTAATTCATAAACAATGTCGCTAATCCAAGATATATTAATGTACTGATGATATCATTGATCGTCGTGATAAAAGGACCGGAAGCGACGGCCGGATCCACTTTTAGCTTGTGCATCATGAGGGGCACTAATGTACCTGCGAGTGTGGCAACGAAAAGTGAAATCAATACGGAGACGCCGACAAGGATCCCTAAAAAGAATTCGCCTTTCCACACGTACACAATGATGCTGACCACAATCCCGCAGGTAGTCCCGGTAATCAGCCCTGTTCCCGCTTCACGAAAGACAAGGGACATCTTGTTTTCCTTTTCCAGGTCACCTGTGGCAATCCCCCTCACGGCAACGGCGAGTGCCTGAGTTCCAGTATTTCCTGCCATCCCGGCAATCAATGGAATAAACACGGCAAGGATGGCCACTTTATCCAACGTATCTTCAAACCTTCCGATGAGGCTTGCAGTGAACATTCCGAGGAATAGTAAGGCGATAAGCCACGGGAGACGCTTCTTGGCCGCATTTATAGGACTTCTGTCAATGGAATCCAGATCGGCGATACCAGCAAGTTTAGAGTAATCATCGGACGCCTCTTCTTCCATGACGTCCATGATGTCATCTACCGTAATGATCCCAAGCAGATGATGTTGAAAATCAACAACGGGCAGGGCAAGGAAGTCGTAATCCTTCATCTGCCGTGCGACAGCTTCCTGATCTTCGCTGACACCGACGGCCATGACACGTCCACTCATAATTTCACCGATCATCACATCATCATGACTGATGATCAAATCCCTGAGGGAGATGACCCCTACAAGCTTTTTGTCATCATCCACCACATAGATATAATAAATCGTTTCCGCATTGGGGGCTTCATTTTTCAATATATACATGGCAGACCTGACCGTCTGGTTCTTTGAAATCGCCACGAACTCTGTGGTCATGATACTACCAGCTGTGTATTCTTCATAATGCAGTAACTCTTTGATCTCTTTAGCCGATTCATCATTCATGATTGTCAAATAACTGACAACCTGATCTTTATCCAGCTCATTCAAGACATCCACCGCGTCATCGGCATACATATTAGAAAGCATTTCGGCTGCGTATGTAGGATTCATTTCGGCCAGGATATCCTGATAATCTTCTTCATCTATATCCAGACTTTCAAAAAGATCAGCCATTTCTTCCGGTGAAAGATAATGATAAAGCCGGCTTCGTAAGTCTTCATCTATTTTAGAGAAAAACTTTGCTTGATCATAAGAGTGTAATTGAACAAATTCTGAACGAAACAAATCCAGATTTTCTTCCTGAAGGGCTCTAATGAGAAGGTCTTCATCATACATTTCCTGTTCCTGCTTATCTCTGTCATTCTCCTGTTCTTGAGTTACCTCAGACATCCAATACACCCTCCTTCATAACTTGATTGAATATAGTCGTAATAATACTAGCAAATCTCAATACAATTGTCTCTTATGAAATCATAACCATCTATGTATTCCTTTGCTTAAATATGTCATACTAATGCCAGACGAATCATGAACACAGGAATTGCTGAATCATTAATATGTCATAAAATACGTGAAAAGAAAAGGAAAAAGGCAGGTAAGGAAGTGGGATGATGATGAAAATTGATATTATCGGTGATGTTCATGGCTGTTTTACCGAATTTAGAGAGTTGACGAGGAAGCTTGGGTATGAATGGGACAGCGGTCTTCCAGTTCATCCCCATGGAAGGAAACTCGGTTTCGTAGGAGACCTGACGGATCGGGGACATCACTCCCTTGAGATGATCTCGACAGTATACGGCCTTTTTCAAAAAGATATTGTATATTATGTCCCAGGGAACCATTGCAATAAGCTTTAACGTTATTTCTTAGGGAACAACGTGAAAATCCTTCACGGGCTGGAAACAACCGTGGCAGAACTGAGTGCCCTCACTCAAAAAGAAAGAAATCGCTATCGGGATATGTTCATCGAATTGTATGAACAATCTCCTTTGTACCATATATTGGATAAAGGAAAGCTGATCCTTGCCCATGCAGGCATCAAAGAAGGACTAATCGGAAAACAATCGAATCGGGTCAAAACTTTTGTCCTTTATGGAGACATAACAGGAGAAAAGAACGAAGACGGTACCCCTGTTAGAAAAGACTGGGCACGTGACTATCAGGGCGATGCATGGATCGTATACGGTCACACCCCGGTGAAAGAAGCACGCATCATCAATAAAACGGCAAACATCGATACAGGTGCCGTGTTTGGCGGAATGCTTTCTGCATTTAGATACCCTGAACTGGAAGTAGTGAATGTTGCATCAAGCATGCCTCTTGTGGCGGAGAAGTTTCGAGAAGTTGAATGAGTTTTTTTGCTGTCTAAATAAAAAGAGATCCCCTTCAGTCTAACTGAGAGGGATCTTTTACTGCCTATCAAGCAGCATCCTCATATCACCCGGCAAGGGGCACTCCAAGTTCATCCATTCTTTTATGATCGGGTGGAAAAAGTGCAGTCTTTTACAATGAAGGGCCTGTCTGCCTATCAGATGAACACTTCCCCCATATAAATCATCTCCTGCAAGAGGATGGCCCAAGAAAGAAAGATGAACCCGGATCTGATGGGTCCTGCCTGTTTCCAGCTTCAATTCCAGGTGTGCAAATTCAGGAAACTGCCTTTCCACCCTGTAATGGGTCAGGGCATATTGTCCATCTGACCTCACTTCTCTTTCAATGATGCTGTCGGATTTCCTTCCGATCGGCTCTTCTATCGTCCCGGATCCCTTCATCACCCCTTCTGCAAAGGCTTCATAT
Coding sequences within it:
- a CDS encoding CotY/CotZ family spore coat protein, with protein sequence MGCGRDKDKSSKDRGCVCQAVRAIKDIQDEANQECNDCKNDCFLEPLGSLVSPSNRLNTRIFKLYLKNGETFKAHIKGCPWKSPFFRVKEVFDNCCATLQVLKPDHADGSGSRSGSRSGSGSDMETMGQNTEWVFTEECITVDLDCFCAIQCIKDVHVFLECDEIN
- a CDS encoding CotO family spore coat protein; the encoded protein is MRKENKAGREPLLYINQPRLEEVKGNMQVTYRSVKKPKSKEESNKSKRTSESETPLSQGIQEDKYVDEQLFLDQGEPQEEPSVQPVPQLPERKTAASSFRKLKPFRELNLEEKLDYISASISGKVPFPCEFSNGVLAVKGVILEDSGNEITVKSFQGEEVKMRKNELQSIKMIGLQ
- the fabI gene encoding enoyl-ACP reductase FabI; the protein is MTLSLKGKTYVVMGVANKRSIAWGIARSLHQSGARLIFTYAGERFEKGVRDLAGTLEGGKDSLVLPCDVTNDEDIEKCFATIKEEVGTIHGLAHCIAFANKEELAGDYMNTTRDGFLLAHNISSYSLTAVAKVAKDLMTEGGSIVSMTYLGGERVMQNYNVMGVAKASLEASVKYLASDLGKHGIRVNAISAGPIRTLSAKGVGDFNSILKEIEERAPLRRNTTQEEVGDTAVFLFSDYSRGITGENIHVDSGYHVLG
- a CDS encoding DinB family protein, whose protein sequence is MWETKIVEIRNKVKESIKGLSYEKLNQKPSPGEWSIAQITLHLAGAETRFLTLAIDSAKSGGGRSNSEVDLSVFDNPSQKLIAPIEPSSDPQTMDDLMKALDESRSLTTHFLEKYTKEALNRRSMNHQRFGDMPIWQVLELLGKHEQRHLVQMEDVKKRIT
- a CDS encoding monovalent cation:proton antiporter family protein, translating into MEQHASVASLVIVIMVAFLTPILLHKFKLNFIPVVIAEIIMGLVIGKSGFNLVQQDMWLETLSTLGFIFLMFLSGLEIDFTAFSGGKKKKELLPSGKEEPNRLKLAIIIFIGIFFVSLGLSYLFVLFGLIDNAFLMTLIISTISLGVVVPTLKEAHISKSAIGQIILLVAVIADLVTMILLAVFVSLYGEGHGNMWLLLILFGVGLLLYFLAKRLKNNSFIKSLSTGTVQIGTRAVFTLIMLLVAVSETVGAENILGAFLAGVLVSLLAPNQEMVHKLDSFGYGFLIPIFFVMIGVELDLGSLLSDKKMLLLIPLLVLAFLVSKIIPVYLLRYWYDTKTTIASAFLLTSTLSLVIAAAKIAERIEIITPQMSGTLILVAVITCIITPIIFKKLFPRESAKEKKLKITFLGANQLTMPVSRELQSSLYEPVLYHTKQDKSDRSIADSLFDIHEIDDYDLGTLEEKDIFESDIIVISTGDEEVNATLAVTAKEYGVGRVIVRVESPDLHESLREQDIEVYSVFLSTKALLRALIESPSVMSILTNQETSLYEIRMLNSQFEGMTLRKFPFTGDVIFVRIFRGKDSIVPHGDTELHMNDRLIVTGSKEYVDELKRELEFCEYC
- the mgtE gene encoding magnesium transporter produces the protein MSEVTQEQENDRDKQEQEMYDEDLLIRALQEENLDLFRSEFVQLHSYDQAKFFSKIDEDLRSRLYHYLSPEEMADLFESLDIDEEDYQDILAEMNPTYAAEMLSNMYADDAVDVLNELDKDQVVSYLTIMNDESAKEIKELLHYEEYTAGSIMTTEFVAISKNQTVRSAMYILKNEAPNAETIYYIYVVDDDKKLVGVISLRDLIISHDDVMIGEIMSGRVMAVGVSEDQEAVARQMKDYDFLALPVVDFQHHLLGIITVDDIMDVMEEEASDDYSKLAGIADLDSIDRSPINAAKKRLPWLIALLFLGMFTASLIGRFEDTLDKVAILAVFIPLIAGMAGNTGTQALAVAVRGIATGDLEKENKMSLVFREAGTGLITGTTCGIVVSIIVYVWKGEFFLGILVGVSVLISLFVATLAGTLVPLMMHKLKVDPAVASGPFITTINDIISTLIYLGLATLFMNYLI